Proteins from a single region of Williamwhitmania taraxaci:
- the lgt gene encoding prolipoprotein diacylglyceryl transferase: MVTVFINWNIDPEIIKLFGVFSIRYYSLLFLTGLFLGYYIVKRIYIKENLPIEKLEKLAIFIFIGTIVGARFGHCLFYEPEYYFKQPLEIILPFRWDAGGRFEFTGFQGLASHGGAIGVLTAIVLYCKKYHTNFLWVLDKVAIATPVTGAFIRFGNFMNSEIIGEPTGSNYGIVFQRVDLLPRHPTQLYEAFLYLTIFLVLYRIYSNQKTKRQNGYVFGLFLVLLFGARFILEFLKINQVDFENGMILNMGQLLSIPFILSGIGLIIWKRTPVHNSKQHGNTGSSDLLVGN; the protein is encoded by the coding sequence ATGGTGACCGTATTTATAAATTGGAACATCGACCCTGAGATCATAAAGTTATTCGGAGTGTTTTCTATCCGGTATTACAGCCTTCTGTTTTTGACAGGATTGTTTTTGGGCTATTATATTGTGAAACGAATTTACATCAAAGAGAATTTGCCAATTGAAAAATTGGAAAAACTAGCTATTTTTATTTTCATTGGGACAATCGTCGGTGCAAGATTTGGTCATTGTTTATTTTATGAGCCAGAGTATTATTTCAAACAACCACTGGAAATAATCCTACCATTTAGATGGGATGCCGGCGGGAGATTCGAATTCACAGGTTTTCAAGGTCTAGCAAGCCATGGAGGTGCAATAGGTGTATTGACTGCCATTGTGTTGTATTGCAAAAAGTATCATACTAACTTTTTGTGGGTGTTAGACAAAGTTGCAATTGCAACACCTGTAACAGGAGCATTTATTCGTTTTGGCAATTTCATGAACTCAGAAATCATTGGTGAACCCACGGGCTCAAATTACGGCATCGTTTTTCAAAGAGTCGATTTATTGCCTAGACATCCAACTCAACTCTATGAAGCTTTCTTATACTTGACAATTTTTCTTGTTTTATACAGGATATATTCTAACCAAAAAACTAAAAGACAGAACGGCTATGTTTTTGGATTGTTTCTAGTTCTGTTATTTGGAGCACGATTTATATTAGAATTTTTAAAGATTAATCAGGTTGATTTTGAGAACGGAATGATTTTAAATATGGGTCAACTTTTGAGTATCCCGTTTATTTTGAGTGGCATTGGATTAATCATTTGGAAAAGGACACCTGTGCATAACAGCAAACAACATGGTAATACGGGCAGTTCTGATTTGTTGGTGGGAAATTAG